Below is a window of Phycisphaerae bacterium DNA.
ACGTCCACCGCCACCGGTTCAAAAGAGCGCGATGACTTCGGATCACCCGCGCGCTCGTTGTCGTAGTCCACAATCATCACTTGTACGCCAGCGGTGTCACTCAAGACATCCTGTACGATCCCGCCGTCTACGTAGACTACGATCCGAATTGCGCCTCTTCTATTGATCTTTGATTCGACAAATAAATATCTCACAGTCTGAGTTTCGCATGATGGAAGAACGAGCGCAGCAGACTCTGGCTCTTGCCGGCTTGGTCGAGGGAGTCGATGACTTCCTCGGCCAGGGCGCCGGCATCGTCCGGTATGTAGTTGGCCAGATCGGCGTACTTCGTGTGCGACCAGACCTGCTCCACCGGGTTGAGCTCGGGGGCGTAGGGCGGAAGCCACTCGACCTGGACTTTGGAACCGAATCGGTCCAGGAGTCGCCGTACGCCCGATCGATGGACGGACCAGCGATCCACGACCAGGACGATTCCGCGGCGAACCTGATGTCGCAGCCAGCGAACGAACGATTCGAAGGTGTCCGTATTGATGTTGTGGTCGTGAACGTCGAAGTAGAGTCCCAGATGGCGCCGCGTCGGCGAGACCGTGATCGCCGAGATGACCGACAATCGATCCCGCCGGTCCCAGCTGTAGTGGATGGGCG
It encodes the following:
- a CDS encoding transposase; this translates as PIHYSWDRRDRLSVISAITVSPTRRHLGLYFDVHDHNINTDTFESFVRWLRHQVRRGIVLVVDRWSVHRSGVRRLLDRFGSKVQVEWLPPYAPELNPVEQVWSHTKYADLANYIPDDAGALAEEVIDSLDQAGKSQSLLRSFFHHAKLRL